A genomic window from Hirundo rustica isolate bHirRus1 chromosome 14, bHirRus1.pri.v3, whole genome shotgun sequence includes:
- the CCNG1 gene encoding cyclin-G1: MIDTPASGEARDLLLQLPAMLEQEPRAQPRAAGLRLLEAAHDNGLRMTARLRDFEVKDLLSLTQFFGFHTETFSLAVNFLDRFLSKMKVQPKHLGCVGLSCFYLAVKASEEERNVPFATDLIRLSQYRFTVSDMMRMEKIILEKLCWKVKAITAFQFLQLYHSFIHENLSCERRKYLNFERLETQLKACHCRIMFSKAKPSVLALSILALEIEEQKLLELTEALEFLQLHSKISNRELTFWKELVLKCLTEYSSSKCSKPNVQKLKWIVSGRTARQLKHSYYRITHLPTIPETTS, translated from the exons ATGATCGATACCCCGGCGAGCGGCGAGGCTCGggacctgctgctccagctccccgcaatgctggagcaggagccgCGGGCTCAGCCCCGGGCCGCCGGCCTCCGGCTGCTCGAGGCTGCCCACGACAATGGCCTGCGAATGACCGCACGGCTGCGAGACTTCGAAGTGAAAGATCTCCTCAGCTTAACTCAGTTCTTCGGCTTCCACACGGAGACCTTCTCACTGGCTGTGAATTTCTTAGATAGATTCTTGTCAAAAATGAAG GTACAGCCTAAACACTTGGGCTGTGTTGGACTCAGCTGCTTCTACTTGGCTGTGAAGGCAtcagaagaagagagaaatgtgCCCTTCGCCACTGACTTAATTCGATTAAGCCAGTATAGGTTCACTGTTTCTGATATGATGAGAATGGAGAAAATCATATTGGAGAAATTGTGTTGGAAAGTCAAAGCTATAACAGCCTTCCAATTTCTACAGCTCtatcattcattcattcatgaGAATTTAAGCTGTGAAAG GAGAAAATACCTTAATTTTGAGAGACTTGAGACCCAGCTCAAGGCCTGTCACTGCAGAATCATGTTTTCTAAAGCCAAG CCTTCTGTCTTGGCACTGTCTATTTTGGCACTAGAGATAGAAGAACAAAAACTGCTGGAGTTGACGGAGGCATTGGAATTTCTGCAGTTACATTCCAAG ATAAGCAACAGAGAATTGACCTTCTGGAAGGAGCTGGTGTTAAAGTGCCTTACGGAATATTCCTCAAGCAAGTGTTCCAAACCAAATGTGCAGAAGTTAAAATGGATTGTGTCTGGACGTACGGCTCGGCAGCTGAAACACAGCTACTACAGAATTACACACCTTCCTACCATTCCAGAGACCACCTCATAA